In Myxococcus stipitatus, the following are encoded in one genomic region:
- a CDS encoding Hsp70 family protein, producing MSPTSPSPILGIDLGTTYSLVSVFRDGHPVIIPNALGEFLTPSAVALDEHGNMLVGAAARARAVLHPEQAAFAFKRDMGTARTYRLGDREYSPQELSALILSTLKRDAEVFLGHPVEEAIITVPAYFGDPQRQATKDAGAIAGLKVERIINEPTAAALAYGLHERQRELKAVVLDLGGGTFDVTVLEIIEGVVEIQSSAGDARLGGEDFDTLLARHVALQLRHSKGVDLEAHAPGWARMREACEAAKRRLSQTDRTLIVLPGLPVGEGRKLDFEFALTREEAEQAWAPALDRMRGPIHQALQDASLKASDIDEVLLVGGSTRMPVVATFATQVFGRLPLRKLPPDEAVAMGAAVQAAMKAGDQAVDDLVVTDVAPFTLGVSTAAQQGHRRITGIFSPILERGTVIPASRVERYWTAGDFQREIRLEVYQGEHAQCSDNVKLGEYSFSGLPPAPAGEQSIDVRFTYDLNGILEVEITVVATGRKESFVIEQRPGKLTPAQIEEARRRMSALKLHPQDALPNTTALARADALHVQLTGLPREELAAAIASFRLALESQRPELITPARDHLTALVARLRER from the coding sequence ATGAGCCCCACCTCTCCGTCTCCCATCCTTGGCATCGACCTGGGCACGACCTACTCCCTCGTGTCCGTGTTCCGGGACGGCCACCCGGTCATCATCCCCAATGCGCTTGGAGAGTTCCTGACGCCCAGCGCCGTCGCGCTCGATGAACACGGGAACATGTTGGTGGGCGCGGCGGCACGCGCTCGCGCGGTCCTCCATCCCGAGCAGGCCGCCTTCGCCTTCAAGCGCGACATGGGCACCGCGCGGACCTATCGGCTGGGAGACCGCGAGTACTCGCCCCAAGAGTTGTCGGCGTTGATTCTCTCGACGCTCAAGCGCGACGCGGAGGTGTTCCTCGGCCATCCCGTCGAAGAGGCCATCATCACCGTGCCCGCGTACTTCGGAGATCCGCAGCGACAGGCCACCAAGGACGCGGGCGCCATCGCGGGACTCAAGGTCGAGCGCATCATCAACGAGCCCACGGCGGCGGCGCTTGCCTATGGCTTGCACGAGCGGCAGCGCGAGCTGAAGGCCGTCGTGCTGGACCTCGGCGGAGGGACGTTCGACGTCACGGTGCTGGAGATCATCGAAGGCGTGGTGGAGATCCAATCCTCGGCCGGAGACGCGCGGCTCGGAGGAGAGGACTTCGACACGCTGCTGGCCCGCCACGTCGCGCTGCAACTTCGTCATTCAAAGGGGGTGGACCTGGAAGCCCATGCTCCCGGCTGGGCTCGGATGCGAGAGGCCTGCGAAGCGGCCAAGAGGCGCCTGTCCCAGACGGACCGCACGCTCATCGTCCTCCCCGGGCTCCCCGTGGGTGAGGGGCGCAAGCTCGACTTCGAGTTCGCGCTCACACGCGAAGAGGCGGAACAGGCCTGGGCCCCAGCGCTCGACCGGATGCGCGGCCCCATCCATCAAGCGCTTCAGGATGCCTCTCTCAAGGCCTCCGACATCGACGAAGTCCTGCTCGTCGGCGGCTCGACACGCATGCCCGTGGTGGCCACCTTCGCGACACAGGTCTTCGGACGGCTGCCGTTGCGCAAGCTGCCTCCGGACGAGGCCGTGGCCATGGGCGCGGCGGTGCAAGCGGCGATGAAGGCGGGAGACCAGGCCGTGGATGACCTGGTCGTCACGGACGTGGCGCCCTTCACGTTGGGGGTGAGCACCGCGGCCCAGCAGGGCCACCGGCGCATCACCGGAATCTTCAGCCCCATCCTCGAGCGAGGCACCGTCATCCCCGCCAGCCGCGTGGAGCGCTATTGGACGGCCGGGGACTTCCAGCGAGAGATTCGGCTGGAGGTCTATCAAGGCGAACATGCGCAGTGCAGCGACAACGTGAAGCTGGGCGAGTACTCGTTCAGCGGATTGCCGCCCGCTCCCGCTGGAGAGCAATCCATCGACGTGCGCTTCACGTATGACCTCAATGGCATCCTCGAAGTGGAGATCACCGTCGTCGCCACGGGGCGCAAGGAGTCGTTCGTCATCGAGCAACGTCCGGGCAAGCTCACGCCCGCCCAGATTGAAGAGGCTCGGCGCCGAATGAGTGCGCTGAAGCTCCATCCCCAGGACGCACTGCCCAACACGACGGCTCTGGCCCGCGCGGATGCCTTGCACGTCCAGCTCACGGGCTTGCCCCGGGAGGAACTGGCGGCGGCCATC